A genomic window from Purpureocillium takamizusanense chromosome 2, complete sequence includes:
- the fim1 gene encoding fimbrin (COG:Z~EggNog:ENOG503NW26~BUSCO:EOG0926140Q), translated as MNVLKLQRKFPQFPQNEIFSLSDAFQRLDVDDKGYLDEATAIKATQQSENQPYDVVRQALKEVELDSSRRVELEDYVGLIAKLRDASPAQKRLSAGPTPSSPGVVSQRTGGGGGHVSKGSVGGKIQVQGSSANVTHTINEDERTEFTRHINAVLAGDADIDSRLPFPTDTFEMFDECKDGLVLAKLINDSVPDTIDERVLNVPGRKIKSLNAFHMTENNNIVIESAKGIGCSVVNIGAGDIIEVREHLILGLIWQIIRRGLLGKIDIKLHPELYRLLEEDETLEQFLRLPPEQILLRWFNYHLKAANWSRRVTNFSSDIKDGENYAVLLAQIGHEYGCTRKPLQTNDLLQRAEQVLQESEKLDCRKFLTPKSLVAGNPKLNLAFVANLFNNHPCLDPITEEEKLEVEDFDAEGEREARVFTLWLNSLDVQPSVVSFFDDLKDGTILLQAYDKVIKGSVNWRHVNKQPAHGGEMLRFKAVENTNYAIELGKQNGFSLVGIQGADVTDGQKTLTLGLVWQLMRRDITLTLSSLAQKLGKREITDAEMVKWANDMSRKGGRNSAIRSFKDPSIGSGVFLLDVLNGMKSSYVDYDLVTPGASDEDAYMNAKLSISIARKLGATIWLVPEDICQVRSRLVTTFIGSLMATHEKM; from the exons ATGAACGTCCTCAAATTGCAGAG GAAATTTCCTCAATTCCCCCAAAACGAAATCTTCTCCTTGTCCGACGCcttccagcgcctcgacgtaGACGACAAGGGctacctcgacgaggccacggccATCAAGGCCACGCAGCAGAGCGAGAACCAGCCCTACGATGTTGTCCGGCAGGCCTTGAAGGAAGTCGAACTGgactcgtcgcggcgcgtAGAGCTTGAAGACTACGTCGGC CTCATCGCCAAGCTTCGCGACGCTTCTCCGGCGCAGAAGCGCCTCTCGGCCGGACCAACGCCATCCAGCCCCGGCGTCGTTTCGCAGCGCaccggaggcggcggtggtcatGTCTCCAAGGGaagcgtcggcggcaagatTCAGGTCCAGGGCTCGAGCGCCAACGTCACCCATACAATCAACGAAGATGAGCGGACCGAGTTCACGCGCCACATCAatgccgtcctcgcgggcgatgccgacaTTGACAGCCGCCTTCCCTTCCCCACCGATACCTTTGAGATGTTTGACGAGTGCAAGGACGGTCTGGTGCTCGCAAAGCTCATCAACGACAGCGTCCCCGACACCATCGACGAGCGTGTCCTGAACGTGCCGGGCCGCAAGATCAAGAGCCTCAATGCCTTCCACATGACCGAGAACAACAACATCGTCATCGAGTCCGCCAAGGGCATTGGCTGCTCCGTCGTCAATATCGGTGCCGGTGACATCATTGAGGTCCGCGAGCATCTTATCCTCGGCCTCATCTGGCAGATCATCCGCCGCGGTCTGTTGGGTAAGATCGACATCAAGCTCCACCCCGAGCTGTACCGGTtgctggaggaggacgagaccCTGGAGCAGTTTTTGCGCCTGCCTCCAGAGCAGATTCTGCTTCGCTGGTTCAACTACCacctcaaggccgccaactGGTCGCGAAG AGTCACAAACTTCTCCAGCGACATCAAGGATGGCGAAAACTACGCCGTGCTTCTGGCCCAAATAGGCCACGAGTATGGCTGCACTCGGAAGCCGCTGCAGACGAACGATCTGCTCCAGCGGGCAGAGCAGGTTCTTCAAGAGTCGGAGAAGCTTGACTGCCGCAAGTTTTTGACGCCCAAGTCTCTCGTCGCCGGAAACCCCAAGCTCAacctcgccttcgtcgccaaCCTCTTCAACAACCACCCGTGCCTCGACCCCATTACggaagaggagaagctcgaggtggAGGACTTTGATGCGGAaggcgagcgcgaggcccgaGTCTTCACCCTTTGGCTCAACAGCCTGGACGTGCAGCCCTCCGTGGTCTCCTTCTTCGACGACCTCAAGGACGGCACGATCCTCCTCCAGGCCTACGACAAGGTGATCAAGGGCTCGGTCAACTGGCGACACGTCAACAAGCAgcccgcccacggcggcgagatgctGCGcttcaaggccgtcgagaaCACCAACTACGCCATCGAGCTGGGCAAGCAGAACGGCTTCTCCCTGGTCGGCAtccagggcgccgacgtcacCGACGGCCAGAAGACGCTAACACTAGGCCTCGTCTGGCAGCTCATGCGCCGGGACATCACGCTCACCCTGTCGTCGCTCGCGCAGAAGCTCGGCAAGCGAGAAATCACCGATGCCGAGATGGTCAAGTGGGCCAACGACATGTCGCGCAAGGGGGGCCGCAACTCGGCCATCCGCTCCTTCAAGGACCCGTCCATCGGCTCCGGCGTCTTCTTGCTCGACGTGCTCAACGGCATGAAGAGCAGCTACGTCGACTACGACCTCGTCACCCCGGGCgcgtcggacgaggacgcctaCATGAACGCCAAGctcagcatcagcatcgccCGAAAGCTCGGCGCCACCATCTGGCTGGTGCCCGAGGATATCTGCCAGGTCCGCAGCCGCCTGGTCACGACCTTTATCG GTTCCCTCATGGCCACTCACGAGAAGATGTGA
- a CDS encoding uncharacterized protein (COG:I~COG:U~EggNog:ENOG503NWEX) has protein sequence MPPAAGDKKAEKSYLSSAVDSINPWASSRTTTPTPDSKRDESAQAAASVPASGAAPGDHSITPLYGQSFRTYPKDCPPLNVQWFHAVDVPKRKPQLIKGRKEPAKDAKPPARPKKYTAFSPSDSRRLEGRYQKLLEATEENHDKTAETQPYTAQVGGPKADRSDRGQEAGLTLKASIRVAVNEDFLFDVDIEERELAPVYWLGPVYEVRRGTWFFQEGSNLRPCEENLAAQLEEGYLKMKPWLSQARSRSQSAAKEPQKDVVKDDNKGPTTTESLKDPGSSSLTASKPSQNQAGTSTPTNQPQPYRLFGAYMNNVATYQDATTAWLSTDGIMSWVTTSVYERFAGGGYMSGVKLIRGYSEPSKAKDKDKDKDKKDDKSATQKLSDIPGLDERQQKILKRRSAPPATRDSSDNVRRDSEDPSSEAQDRHATLQRQLSSLLESDGKSTAETDEQIRKREEQEIQDDYNVEVGETQGREIEHLVLVTHGIGQRLGLRMESVNFVHDVNVLRKTIKSVYAGSADLKAFNSELGAGHGNCRVQVLPVCWRHLIEFPRRRQKTGEHDLGDVAGEEDDYPALEDITVEGVAFARSLISDLALDVLLYQSSYREEISRIVVGETNRILRLFRERNPEFKGKVHLMGHSLGSAIFFDVLCRQREQNEHRHPLRFWPSQNRQESKLKDHELQFDFKVDDFFCLGSPVGLFQMLKGRTIAARNTPHALPSESPLHPDEGDDPFLTAPAPTADEISPVSGLPYSISSPKVAQLFNIFHPSDPISYRLEPLISPAMKALKPQALPYTKKGIFGNVAPQSLTGIGAKVGQSVSGLWSSFSAGIASNLINRSLGLTSEEVARMAAAESSQSGVGHAANGKTDERKQQLADSTTAGHDNATLIDEEMETLYSTFQKSRGEDMSKGDETITKGADGQKGRRLRAEETKVRALNRNGRVDYSIQESALDFNPINTIASHMGYWGDEDVNHFVLSQLLSNRVKSKKRQRDGLN, from the exons ATGCCCCCAGCTGCTGGAGACAAGAAGGCCGAGAAGTCGTATCTGAGCTCGGCCGTCGACTCCATCAACCCGTGGGCGAGCAGCAGAACCACGACGCCAACACCCGATAGCAAGCGCGATGAGTCGGCTCAGGCGGCCGCATCTGTGCCCGCATCGGGCGCCGCACCTGGCGATCATTCTATAACACCGCTATATGGCCAGAGCTTCCGCACATATCCCAAGGACTGCCCGCCACTCAACGTTCAGTGGTTCCACGCCGTCGAT GTGCCAAAGCGAAAACCACAGCTCATAAAGGGCCGCAAAGAGCCCGCCAAGGATGCGAAGCCCCCCGCCCGACCGAAAAAGTACACGGCATTCTCACCATCTGACTCCAGACGGCTAGAGGGACGCTACCAGAAGCTGTTGGAGGCGACTGAAGAAAATCATgacaagacggccgagacTCAACCGTACACGGCCCAAGTTGGAGGACCCAAGGCCGACAGGTCCGACAGAGGCCAGGAAGCAGGGCTGACCCTCAAGGCTAGCATCCGCGTGGCGGTCAATGAAGACTTTCtcttcgacgtcgacattGAGGAGCGGGAGCTTGCCCCGGTCTATTGGCTTGGTCCTGTGTACGaggtgcggcgcggcactTGGTTCTTCCAAGAGGGGTCTAATCTGAGGCCGTGTGAAGAGAACCTTGCAGCCCAGCTGGAGGAAGGCTACCTGAAAATGAAGCCCTGGCTGAGTCAAGCGAGATCGCGGAGCCAGTCGGCTGCAAAGGAGCCGCAAAAGGATGTCGTCAAGGACGATAATAAAGGACCAACTACCACCGAAAGCCTCAAGGATCCAGGTTCGTCCTCTTTGACGGCATCGAAGCCTTCCCAAAACCAAGCGGGAACTAGCACACCTACCAACCAGCCCCAACCCTATCGACTTTTTGGCGCATACATGAACAACGTGGCCACGTATCAGGACGCCACTACGGCCTGGCTCTCTACCGATGGCATTATGTCGTGGGTGACGACATCGGTCTACGAGCGATTTGCTGGTGGGGGCTACATGAGCGGTGTAAAGCTGATACGGGGCTACTCGGAGCCTAGCAAGGCGAaagacaaggacaaggacaaagACAAGAAAGACGACAAGTCGGCGACCCAAAAGCTTTCCGACATCCCTGGCTTAGATGAGCGGCAACAAAAGATCCTCAAGCGTAGATCCGCACCTCCCGCTACAAGAGACTCTAGCGACAATGTCAGACGAGACAGCGAGGATCCGTCAAGCGAGGCACAAGATCGGCATGCAACGCTCCAACGACAGCTTTCGTCGCTTCTCGAGAGCGACGGTAAGAGCACCGCTGAGACGGACGAGCAAATTCGCAAGAGAGAGGAGCAGGAGATTCAGGACGACTACAACGTCGAAGTCGGCGAGACTCAGGGCCGTGAAATTGAGCATCTCGTGCTCGTCACCCACGGTATCGGACAGCGTCTAGGTCTTCG CATGGAGAGCGTCAACTTTGTGCACGACGTCAATGTGTTGCGGAAGACAATCAAGTCTGTTTACGCGGGCTCGGCAGATCTCAAAGCCTTTAATTCCGAACTGGGTGCGGGACATGGCAACTGCCGAGTCCAGGTCTTGCCGGTCTGCTGGCGCCATCTCATAGAGTTTCCCCGGCGTCGACAGAAGACAGGCGAGCACGatctcggcgacgtcgctggGGAGGAAGATGACT AtccggcgctcgaggacattactgtcgagggcgtggcgtTTGCTCGGTCGCTCATTTCTGATCTTGCGCTGGACGTATTGCTCTACCAGAGCTCGTACCGGGAAGAGATTTCGAGGATTGTCGTTGGGGAGACGAACCGCATCCTAAGGCTATTCCGAGAGCGAAATCCTGAGTTTAAAGGAAAGGTGCACCTTATGGGCCACTCGCTGGGATCTGCCATATTCTTCGACGTATTGTGCCGGCAGAGAGAACAGAACGAGCACAGACATCCGCTTCGCTTCTGGCCCTCGCAGAACCGACAGGAGAGCAAGCTTAAAGACCACGAGCTGCAGTTTGACTTCAAGGTCGACGATTTCTTCTGCCTTGGGTCGCCGGTCGGGCTGTTTCAGATGCTCAAGGGGCG GACGATTGCCGCCCGCAACACGCCTCACGCGCTTCCATCAGAAAGCCCTTTGCATCCcgacgagggtgacgacCCCTTCCTCACGGCTCCAGCGCCCACTGCCGACGAGATCTCCCCCGTCAGCGGTCTGCCGTATTCGATTTCATCCCCCAAAGTCGCGCAGTTGTTCAACATATTCCACCCATCTGATCCCATCAGCTACCGTCTCGAGCCCTTGATATCGCCTGCAATGAAAGCACTTAAACCACAGGCGTTGCCTTACACGAAGAAGGGCATCTTTGGTAATGTGGCTCCGCAGAGTCTGacgggcatcggcgccaaAGTCGGCCAGAGCGTGAGCGGGCTCTGGTCAAGCTTCAGCGCTGGAATTGCCAGCAACCTCATCAACCGAAGCCTCGGATTGACGAGTGAGGAAGTCGCCCGAATGGCAGCTGCGGAGAGTTCGCAGTCTGGTGTCGGGCACGCGGCAAACGGCAAGACTGACGAGCgaaagcagcagctcgccgatTCGACAACGGCGGGCCACGACAACGCGACGCTGATTGATGAAGAGATGGAGACGCTCTACTCGACATTTCAGAAgagccgcggcgaggacatGTCCAAGGGAGACGAAACAATCACCAAGGGTGCAGACGGGCAGAAGGGAAGACGGTTGCGCGCAGAGGAGACCAAAGTTCGAGCATTGAATCGCAACGGGAGAGTCGACTACAGCATACAAGA GAGTGCACTGGACTTCAACCCCATCAACACCATTGCCTCGCACATGGGGTACTGGGGGGACGAAGATGTCAACCATTTTGTCCTCTCGCAACTTCTGTCAAACAGGGTCAAGAGCAAGAAGCGGCAGAGGGATGGATTGAATTGA
- a CDS encoding Cytidine deaminase (COG:F~EggNog:ENOG502IFFW), whose translation MSSQLDHELIALAASSLSAVPDNDDLHTVTAAARTSDGLSFTGVNVFHFTGGPCAELVVLGVAAAQGVLAKNITTMVAVGRDNDKIRVLNPCGRCRQVLLDYNPSINVIVVDEGGAQKTVPVWELLPFAYISDDRNQAVKEVAIA comes from the coding sequence ATGTCGTCCCAGCTGGACCATGAGCTCATCGCTCTCGCCGCATCCTCCCTCTCTGCCGTCCCAGACAACGACGACCTTCACACCGTCACGGCCGCTGCTCGCACATCCGATGGCCTCTCCTTTACGGGGGTCAACGTATTCCATTTCACCGGCGGCCCCTGCGCAGAGCTCGTGGTCCTCGGAGTCGCTGCAGCCCAAGGCGTGCTCGCCAAGaacatcaccaccatggTCGCCGTAGGTCGGGACAATGACAAGATCCGGGTGCTCAATCCATGTGGAAGATGCAGGCAGGTTCTTCTCGACTACAACCCTAGCATCAacgtcattgtcgtcgacgaggggggCGCCCAGAAGACAGTGCCGGTTTGGGAGTTGCTACCGTTCGCATACATATCAGACGACAGGAACCAGGCGGTCAAAGAGGTCGCCATAGCTTAA
- a CDS encoding uncharacterized protein (TransMembrane:10 (i159-179o185-203i215-235o247-267i279-297o317-336i423-441o461-479i500-523o529-547i)~COG:P~EggNog:ENOG503NU56): MSFNHFRNKREAHALTPWDPFAPISRSNTLRAVRTWDGPRTEAAEVSSGTPNLGELSAAVGASLGRAAGEAAAPSPVSSVPAVHLSPPQVEDDGIEPANRNDSHHEVDHAAATPSMKISRMSVKESGKPKKRLWPFKEVRPKAPLTIGSQLRRLYRLSIVMKLLLLCCPVGFCLNFTIGPSIETFIINFISTIPINFFGDFAMTEIGLRLGDLTADLLSVSTSNFVQFISCVVLLVNREITVLQTSLVGGILANILFLLGMSIICGCHNRPYQNLNRTAAHMASNLLCLSSTSLLIPTASRLLSQASAEDLLKQSRGASVVLLVVYGSFVFCEHWTHRHVFGQEAEKVPTRDAGPSQHAVKRGLGMPSSFMGVVVPDQAENERLSSMLMYPPRAGAMPHADSNKVIDAEDEEGEDREGPQLRCSVAVIIVAMTTTLLYFHIDFTVKSIDALTTDAHLSKTFVGLILLPLSSCDYVPMALAMQDKLGHTVTSTVGKSIQTALLVTPMIVLLAWCLGVDQVTLVFDGFEVVSLFATVLLLNFLIVDARVHW, from the exons ATGTCGT TCAACCACTTCCGCAACAAGCGCGAGGCCCATGCCCTTACGCCGTGGGACCCCTTTGCCCCCATCAGTCGCAGTAACACCCTTCGTGCTGTGAGAACATGGGACGGGCCGCGGACTGAGGCCGCTGAGGTGAGCTCTGGCACGCCAAACCTGGGTGAGTTGTCTGCTGCCGTGGGCGCCTCACTTGGAAGGGCCGCGGGGGAAGCTGCCGCCCCGAGCCCGGTATCGAGCGTCCCCGCTGTTCACCTCTCGCCACCACAGGTTGAAGATGATGGAATCGAGCCGGCGAACAGGAATGACAGTCATCATGAAGTTGAtcatgccgctgccacccCCTCCATGAAGATTTCCAGGATGTCCGTGAAGGAGAGTGGGAAGCCGAAGAAGCGTCTTTGGCCATTCAAAGAAGTAAGGCCCAAAGCTCCCCTGACCATTGGAAGCCAGCTGCGTCGACTGTACCGGCTCTCCATTGTCATGAAACTACTTCTGCTGTGCTGCCCCGTGGGGTTTTGCTTGAACTTCACCATAGGTCCCTCTATAGAGACATTCATCATCAACTTCATCAGCACGATCCCCATCAATTTCTTCGGCGACTTTGCCATGACAGAGATCGGGCTGAGGTTGGGGGACCTTACGGCGGACTTGCTATCCGTGTCTACGAG CAACTTTGTGCAGTTTATATCCTGTGTTGTCCTCCTGGTGAATAGGGAGATCACGGTCCTACAGACCTCGCTGGTGGGGGGCATTCTGGCAAACATCTTGTTCCTGCTTGGCATGAGCATCATCTGCGGGTGTCATAACCGGCCGTACCAGAACCTGAACCGCACGGCGGCACACATGGCGTCCAACCTGCTGTGtctctcctcgacgagcctcTTGATACCCACGGCATCGCGGCTGCTGTCACAGGCGTCGGCTGAGGACCTGCTCAAGCAGTCGAGGGGCGCATccgtcgtcctgctcgtcgtctACGGCTCGTTTGTGTTCTGCGAGCACTGGACGCACAGACATGTCTTTGGTCAGGAGGCCGAGAAAGTGCCCACGAGAGACGCAGGTCCCTCGCAGCACGCGGTCAAGCGAGGCCTGGGCATGCCGAGCAGCTTCAtgggcgtggtggtgcccgACCAGGCGGAAAACGAGAGGCTCTCCAGCATGCTCATGTacccgccgcgcgcgggggcgATGCCACACGCGGACAGCAATAAagtcatcgacgccgaggacgaggagggggaggacaGGGAAGGGCCACAGCTCCGGTGCAGcgtggccgtcatcatcgtcgccatgacgacgacgctgctctACTTCCACATCGACTTCACCGTCAAGAGCATCGACgcgctgacgacggacgcgcaCCTGTCCAAGACGTTTGTGGGGCTGATCCTACTCCCGCTGTCGAGCTGCGACTACGTGCCCATGGCGCTGGCCATGCAGGACAAGCTGGGCCACACGGTCACGTCGACGGTGGGCAAGAGCATCCAGACGGCGCTACTGGTGACGCCGATGATTGTGTTGTTGGCGTGGTGCCTGGGCGTGGACCAGGTGACGCTCGTGTTTGACGGCTTCGAGGTGGTGAGCTTGTTCgcgacggtgctgctgctgaacTTTCTCATTGTGGACGCGAGGGTGCACTGGTGA
- a CDS encoding uncharacterized protein (EggNog:ENOG503NWBU~COG:O) gives MSTCKACDEPLVLRVDEDEDEGAASTENHTVPDDLELQCGCHFHWECLMDEASSIALSLKCPSCEAYLPVNNAGPSASNQFMEAASGAPILARYSNEGGVQENLDILPSLTEEAYIQNNPEARPARALHVMCAEGDVAGIVELLRDVHDEVSDVGSLVRYQDPLAEMKTGLHLAVSNRQEEAVWLLLWLSSPMPSQSFPPPARQVAESMGLGRLNVQPDADIRALRDAQGRTAEDVAQDDPETWRILLEAGALSP, from the exons ATGTCGACGTGCAAGGCTTGCGATGAGCCCCTCGTCCTTCgcgtggacgaggatgaggacgagggggCCGCGAGCACCGAGAACCACACTGTCCCTGACGATCTCGAACTCCAATGCGGCTGCCACTTTCACTG GGAGTGTCTGATGGACGAGGCGTCCTCCATTGCCCTCTCATTGAAATGCCCCAGCTGTGAGGCGTACCTCCCAGTCAACAACGCTGGCCCGTCAGCGTCTAATCAGTTCATGGAGGCTGCCTCCGGCGCGCCCATTCTGGCGAGGTACAgcaacgagggcggcgtccagGAGAACCTGGACATCCTGCCCTCGCTCACGGAGGAGGCGTACATCCAGAACAACCCTGAGGCTCGACCGGCGCGGGCTCTCCACGTCATGtgcgccgagggcgacgttgccggcatcgtcgagctgctccgcGACGTCCACGATGAGGTGAGCGACGTCGGGTCGCTGGTCCGCTACCAAGACCCCCTGGCCGAGATGAAGACCGGTCTCCATCTCGCCGTGTCCAACAGGCAAGAGGAGGCGGTGTGGCTCCTGCTCTGGCTCTCGTCGCCGATGCCTAGCCAGTCTTTCCCACCGCCTGCCAGGCAGGTCGCCGAGTCCATGGGCTTGGGACGGCTGAACGTACAGCCTGACGCCGACATCCGCGCTCTGAGAGACGCGCAGGGGCGCACGGCTGAGGACGTCGCGCAGGATGATCCTGAGACCTGGCGAATATTGCTAGAAGCAGGCGCGCTGTCGCCATAA
- the ARE2_1 gene encoding Sterol O-acyltransferase (TransMembrane:8 (o179-200i221-242o254-277i460-481o501-523i585-603o609-626i638-660o)~EggNog:ENOG503NXII~COG:I), protein MAIQDGATADEDRPLKAPPSIASRVNANGNAPPSDGQPHSLADALHAAGVHLDGASVTGSDTPSEEDYDENVRPSYASGASIATNARPLTRRRKPNADKSQPSPPKNERLANVIRDESGVLIIPDNDHGIQELLRQSPLRFKDPKAAKKLSKFGNLTYTQQLSVFDPHNVVATNSPFHGFYTLFWLSVALFVFKISANNWRQYGTPLGSQEILRIMFSRDVIVLLLSDGIMCGLTGVSWAIQKLVFRGWLDWDGWGWIIQNIWQTTFLAGVVGWTLIRDWPWTHTVYFVLHGLAMLMKQHSYAFYNGHLSTAYKKRRYLLAKLKQLDGIHPSPDESSTAPAASTIDTSRLDAPPSAAERRHSLAQLPNAERDIDRISAAIASRQPLDDEQIRLFERVVKWEVDALADELRGTARDASKAYPNNLGFLSHYKWIPLPTVVYELEYPQTHSIDWAYVAEKTVALVGVIFVMVQVAQYAIYPVWLKTVQMKEDGLSLADQFKEFPWLYGDLVFPLMMEYLLAWYLIWETVLNILAELTFFADRSFYGPWWNCVSWDQFARLWNQPVHLFLLRHVYHSSISSMKVNKHTATLITFFLSACVHELVMLCLFKKLRGYLLALQMFQLPLVRLGRTKWLRGRQTLGNVLFWLGVFTGPSLLCSLYFIL, encoded by the exons ATGGCCATCCAGGACGGAGCGACAGCCGACGAGGACCGGCCGCTAAAGGCCCCGCCCTCCATTGCCTCGCGTGTTAATGCCAACGGCAATGCCCCCCCCTCTGATGGTCAACCGCACTCCCTGGCCGATGCTCTGCACGCGGCAGGCGTTcatctcgacggcgcctccGTGACCGGATCAGACACCCCCAGCGAGGAGGACTACGATGAGAACGTGCGGCCATCGtacgccagcggcgcctccaTCGCGACCAATGCTCGTCCACTGACACGGCGAAGAAAGCCCAACGCCGACAAGTCGCAACCGTCACCACCCAAGAATGAGCGCCTTGCCAACGTCATTCGCGACGAGTCGGGCGTGCTCATAATTCCAGACAATGACCATGGTATCCAAGAGCTACTGCGGCAAAGTCCCCTCCGTTTCAAGGACCCCAAGGCTGCTAAGAAGCTGAGCAAGTTCGGCAACCTCACCTACACGCAGCAACTCTCGGTCTTTGACCCCCACAATGTCGTTGCAACAAACAGCCCGTTTCATGGCTTCTACACGCTCTTCTGGCTATCCGTCGCGCTCTTCGTGTTCAAGATATCCGCCAATAACTGGAGACAGTATGGCACGCCCTTGGGGTCGCAGGAGATCCTGAGGATCATGTTTTCCCGCGATG TCATCGTCTTGCTTCTCTCGGATGGAATAATGTGCGGTCTTACCGGCGTCAGCTGGGCCATCCAGAAGCTCGTCTTCCGTGGCTGGTTGGACTGGGATGGCTGGGGTTGGATCATCCAAAAT ATCTGGCAAACCACCTTTCTCGCCGGAGTCGTTGGCTGGACGCTCATCCGCGATTGGCCCTGGACGCATACCGTCTACTTCGTGCTGCACGGCCTTGCGATGCTCATGAAGCAGCACTCGTACGCCTTTTATAATGGTCACCTATCCACAGCGTACAAGAAGCGCAGGTACCTGCTCGCAAAGCTGAAGCAGCTGGACGGTATACATCCGTCCCCGGACGAGTCCTCCaccgccccagccgccagcACCATCGACACATCTCGGCTCGATGCGCCGCCTTCGGCCGCCGAGCGTCGGCACTCGCTGGCCCAGCTCCCCAACGCCGAGCGCGACATCGATCGCATTTCCGCCGCCATTGCCTCGCGCCagccgctcgacgacgagcagatCCGCCTGttcgagcgcgtcgtcaaGTGGGAGGtggacgccctggccgacgagctccgaGGAACGGCGCGGGACGCCAGCAAGGCGTATCCCAACAACCTGGGGTTCCTCAGCCACTACAAGTGGATTCCTCTACCAACCGTGGTGTATGAGTTGGAGTACCCGCAGACACATTCGATTGATTGGGCCTACGTGGCTGAAAAGACCGTCGCACTGGTCGGTGTCATTTTCGTCATGGTTCAGGTAGCGCAATACGCTATAT ACCCCGTGTGGCTAAAGACGGTCCAGATGAAGGAGGATGGCCTGTCGCTCGCCGACCAGTTCAAGGAATTCCCCTGGCTCTACGGGGACTTGGTCTTCCCCCTCATGATGGAGTATCTG CTCGCGTGGTACCTCATCTGGGAGACCGTCCTCAacatcctcgccgagctcacCTTCTTCGCGGACCGGAGCTTCTACGGCCCCTGGTGGAACTGCG TCTCCTGGGACCAGTTCGCCCGCCTGTGGAACCAGCCCGTCCACCTGTTTCTCCTCCGCCACGTCTACCACAGTTCCATCTCCTCCATGAAGGTCAACAAGCACACCGCGACGCTCATcaccttcttcctctccgcCTGCGTCCACGAGCTCGTCATGCTGTGTTTGTTCAAGAAGCTCCGGGGCTacctgctggcgctgcaaATGTTCCAGCTCCCG TTGGTGCGCCTGGGCCGGACAAAGTGGCTGCGTGGGCGCCAAACCCTCGGCAACGTCTTGTTCTGGCTAGGTGTCTTTACGGGACCGAGTTTGCTGTGCAGCTTATATTTCATTCTCTAA
- a CDS encoding uncharacterized protein (EggNog:ENOG503NWBU~COG:O): MDEASSIALSLKCPSCEAYLPVNNAGPSASNQFMEAASGAPILARYSNEGGVQENLDILPSLTEEAYIQNNPEARPARALHVMCAEGDVAGIVELLRDVHDEVSDVGSLVRYQDPLAEMKTGLHLAVSNRQEEAVWLLLWLSSPMPSQSFPPPARQVAESMGLGRLNVQPDADIRALRDAQGRTAEDVAQDDPETWRILLEAGALSP, from the coding sequence ATGGACGAGGCGTCCTCCATTGCCCTCTCATTGAAATGCCCCAGCTGTGAGGCGTACCTCCCAGTCAACAACGCTGGCCCGTCAGCGTCTAATCAGTTCATGGAGGCTGCCTCCGGCGCGCCCATTCTGGCGAGGTACAgcaacgagggcggcgtccagGAGAACCTGGACATCCTGCCCTCGCTCACGGAGGAGGCGTACATCCAGAACAACCCTGAGGCTCGACCGGCGCGGGCTCTCCACGTCATGtgcgccgagggcgacgttgccggcatcgtcgagctgctccgcGACGTCCACGATGAGGTGAGCGACGTCGGGTCGCTGGTCCGCTACCAAGACCCCCTGGCCGAGATGAAGACCGGTCTCCATCTCGCCGTGTCCAACAGGCAAGAGGAGGCGGTGTGGCTCCTGCTCTGGCTCTCGTCGCCGATGCCTAGCCAGTCTTTCCCACCGCCTGCCAGGCAGGTCGCCGAGTCCATGGGCTTGGGACGGCTGAACGTACAGCCTGACGCCGACATCCGCGCTCTGAGAGACGCGCAGGGGCGCACGGCTGAGGACGTCGCGCAGGATGATCCTGAGACCTGGCGAATATTGCTAGAAGCAGGCGCGCTGTCGCCATAA